From Nitrospira sp., a single genomic window includes:
- a CDS encoding ubiquinol-cytochrome c reductase iron-sulfur subunit: protein MSEHQGGGEAGGAHTPVGTRRTFFGWVTKVAAGLIGLGLAIPLAGYVISPALKRRARPWVDVGSLEDVSLGDPKQLDHVTTIQDGYLKSQSQKAVWAVKQPDGQVRVFSPMCTHLGCGYRWDGEEKQFKCPCHGSVFDIEGKVVAGPAPRPLDLLPSKVENGRLLVVFKEFKPGTRDVVEL, encoded by the coding sequence GTGAGCGAGCACCAGGGGGGCGGTGAAGCGGGAGGGGCCCATACACCTGTCGGGACGCGGCGGACATTTTTCGGCTGGGTCACAAAGGTGGCGGCCGGTCTGATCGGGCTCGGGCTGGCGATTCCGCTGGCCGGCTATGTCATTTCTCCGGCCTTGAAGCGGAGGGCGCGCCCCTGGGTGGATGTCGGCAGTCTGGAAGACGTGTCGCTCGGCGATCCCAAACAACTCGATCATGTCACGACGATTCAGGACGGGTATTTGAAGAGCCAATCACAGAAGGCGGTCTGGGCTGTCAAGCAACCGGACGGACAGGTCAGAGTATTCTCTCCGATGTGCACCCATCTCGGCTGCGGCTATCGTTGGGATGGCGAGGAGAAGCAGTTCAAGTGTCCCTGCCACGGCAGCGTGTTCGACATCGAAGGCAAGGTGGTGGCAGGGCCTGCGCCGCGTCCGCTGGATCTCTTGCCCTCCAAGGTCGAGAACGGCCGTCTCCTTGTGGTCTTCAAGGAATTCAAGCCCGGAACCCGGGACGTCGTGGAACTCTAA